The proteins below come from a single Elusimicrobiota bacterium genomic window:
- a CDS encoding tetratricopeptide repeat protein, which translates to MKRLWVLPVLLLSGAVRVCGAETPQEQLERLQRSIEGASELGRVDRVKVLRLELAETLDHLSDYAGAARQYELVLASRPLKRERVKLFVKLGRMRSAMQNYSGAIGAFQDARHDDPKDWDANLELARAYAHADLDTLAVGVYQRCIALRPKNHQPYGEIGDVYQRLGYLHKAIEAYQKALQIEPKPETYLSMADCYVRQGDMVNATAVLQQAKTSLPRADYDVRLGDIYRKQEDFNQAVKAWEEALKADRKRDDVRLKLFLAYHQLNRPQETDHMMKQLVAGYPESPLVHFVKAWVLFDRGDRSGARREAMVVQGLVPTDLVRHYNERLLVLLNK; encoded by the coding sequence GTGAAGCGGCTCTGGGTGCTTCCCGTTCTCCTGTTGTCGGGGGCGGTCAGAGTGTGCGGCGCTGAAACGCCGCAAGAACAGCTGGAGCGTCTTCAGCGCAGTATTGAAGGGGCCTCCGAATTGGGCCGCGTGGATCGCGTAAAAGTTCTGCGCTTGGAATTGGCCGAGACCCTGGACCATCTGAGCGATTATGCCGGCGCGGCCCGGCAGTATGAACTGGTCCTGGCGTCGCGTCCGCTGAAACGCGAACGGGTCAAGCTCTTTGTGAAACTCGGCCGCATGCGCAGCGCGATGCAGAACTACAGCGGCGCCATCGGCGCGTTTCAGGATGCGCGGCATGATGATCCCAAAGACTGGGATGCCAATCTGGAACTGGCGCGAGCCTACGCGCATGCGGATCTGGATACCCTGGCCGTCGGGGTTTACCAGCGCTGCATCGCTTTGCGGCCCAAGAATCATCAACCGTACGGCGAGATCGGCGATGTGTATCAGCGCCTGGGGTACCTTCATAAGGCCATCGAGGCTTATCAGAAGGCCCTCCAGATCGAGCCGAAGCCGGAAACCTATTTGTCCATGGCGGATTGCTATGTGAGGCAGGGGGATATGGTGAATGCGACGGCGGTGCTTCAACAGGCCAAAACCTCGCTTCCCCGTGCCGACTACGATGTGCGTTTGGGAGATATTTACCGGAAGCAGGAGGATTTCAATCAAGCGGTCAAAGCCTGGGAGGAAGCGCTCAAAGCGGATCGCAAGCGCGACGATGTCCGGCTGAAACTCTTTCTGGCTTATCACCAGCTGAATCGTCCTCAAGAAACCGATCATATGATGAAACAACTTGTCGCCGGTTATCCGGAGTCGCCGCTGGTGCATTTCGTCAAAGCGTGGGTCTTGTTCGATCGGGGAGATCGTTCCGGGGCCCGTCGTGAAGCCATGGTTGTTCAGGGTTTGGTCCCCACAGATCTGGTTCGTCATTATAATGAGCGTCTACTGGTCCTTTTAAACAAATGA
- a CDS encoding patatin-like phospholipase family protein, translating to MRRLSAGLLAIAFIWSAETASVGAARSPVASEDQFLLDALWDGLRTLPHHQKTKVGLALGGGGARGLAHIGVLKVLQEENIPINLIAGTSVGALIGALFASGISTTDMEEMCAEIGWSSLTNYSQLSLFKLLVMEELLSTRNMEVYLRKHIGDQRFDQLKIPFTCSATDLQTGERVVFREGSVAFAARASAAVPGLFEPVLFRHRYLVDGGLVSNIPTDLLTEMGADIIVAVDVTADFSRFQPRNILATLNQAIYIQSEAMSKAELARADVVVRPQMGDISAIDLTRSAESIDAGILSTRLAVPAIKRVILDKNFDLLIRSRAAAL from the coding sequence ATGCGACGGTTGAGCGCCGGGCTTCTCGCGATCGCGTTCATCTGGAGTGCCGAAACTGCGAGCGTTGGGGCTGCCCGGAGTCCGGTGGCGTCGGAAGACCAGTTTTTACTGGACGCGTTGTGGGACGGTCTTCGAACTCTTCCCCATCACCAGAAAACGAAAGTGGGTCTGGCTCTGGGGGGCGGCGGCGCGCGTGGCTTGGCGCATATCGGTGTTCTCAAAGTTCTTCAAGAAGAAAATATCCCGATTAATTTGATTGCCGGGACTTCCGTCGGTGCGCTGATCGGGGCCTTGTTTGCCTCGGGTATTTCGACCACGGATATGGAAGAAATGTGCGCCGAGATCGGATGGTCGTCGCTGACCAATTATTCTCAGTTGTCTCTCTTCAAGCTGCTGGTCATGGAAGAGCTGTTGTCGACCCGCAATATGGAGGTCTACCTCCGGAAGCATATCGGGGATCAGCGGTTTGATCAGCTCAAGATTCCTTTTACGTGCAGCGCGACGGACCTGCAAACGGGAGAACGTGTGGTGTTCCGGGAAGGTTCTGTGGCTTTTGCCGCGCGCGCCTCCGCGGCGGTCCCGGGTCTTTTTGAGCCGGTTCTGTTCCGCCACCGGTATCTGGTCGATGGCGGGCTGGTCAGCAATATCCCGACGGACTTGCTGACGGAAATGGGCGCGGATATTATTGTAGCGGTCGATGTCACGGCGGATTTTTCCCGGTTTCAGCCGCGCAACATCCTGGCCACGCTCAACCAGGCGATCTACATCCAGAGCGAAGCCATGTCGAAAGCGGAGCTGGCGCGTGCCGATGTCGTGGTCCGTCCGCAGATGGGGGATATCAGCGCCATTGATTTGACCCGTTCTGCGGAAAGCATCGACGCGGGAATTCTCTCCACCCGCCTGGCGGTGCCGGCGATCAAACGGGTGATCCTGGATAAGAATTTTGACCTATTGATCCGGTCCCGGGCGGCGGCCCTGTGA